The genomic segment CAAGAGCAACATCAGGGAATAACCATTACCCTTGGCCAAGAAGAAACTTATCTATTACCTTCTCAATGGACAGGTAATACGCAGGTAAGGGGATGTGTAGAACTCCTTGATGAAAATGGTGAGTTATCTGTTGTAGAAGCTTCAGCAGAAAATCGCGAACCTGAATTTTTTGGTATATACGCAGAAAATGAAGAAGGGCTTCATCTTTGGGTTGCTGATTGTGAAACAGAAGAGCTGGCCAATAGCATTGCAGCAGAGCTAAAAAAACATTATCAACTAGGTAAGGAAGATTATATGGAGCAGCACCTTCATGATTTACCTGGTTATTCTGTTCTTAGAAAAGATGGTGATATAAGAGATACCGATATCTATGTTAATGCAGATGATTGGTGTCAATCTAAAAATGAAAGTATGCTTGAAAATCAACAGGATGATCAGGTTCCACATCTTCTTGATATTCCCGAAGAAGGCGTAAAGTATTTAATTGATGATGAAGATTATCGTATTATATTTGAGTCCGAACTTAAGCAATTTAATCAACCGATTAAAAAAGAAAGTAAAGATATAAAGCAAGAAAAGACATTTATTAAAGTCCCCTTTGCTGAAAAAGATGAAGCAAAAGATCTTGGTGCTAAATGGGATAGGCAAAAGCAGTCTTGGTACGTCCCCGCCGGTATCGATGTTAATCCATTTGAAAAATGGTCAGTTAGCCAGGAGCAAGCTATAACGGGTAATCCAAGAGAAATCCCGCAAAATGCTAACTGGCCACAAAATATGTATCCCCCTAGCTCTTTCCCGTCTAATCCAGAATCAGCGGAGAAAACCGAAGAAAGTAAAGTCTACCTTGCGGTTCCTTTTGGTGAACATAAAGAGGCCAAAAGCTTTGGCGCTTTGTGGGATAAAACGGCTAAGTCATGGTATATCGGCCCTAATGCAGACACTGAAAAATTAGGGAAATGGAAGCTTGAAAATATCACTAATGAGCAAAGCCCAGCACTTTCCTTACACGAGGAATTTTCTAATGCTTTAATCAGCATGGGATGCATAGTGTCAGGTAAGCACCCGATTATGGATGGAACGGAACAGCGGATTGCTGTAGAGGGTGACAAAAATAAAGAAACTGCCGGTTTTTATATCGCTCATAGTAATGGCCACCCTGCGGGGTATATAAAAAACAACCGCTCTGGTATTGAGTTAAAGTGGAAAAGCAAAGGTTATACGCTTGACCCTGAACAAAAGGCTGCAATGCAAGCGGAGGCCGCGACTAATTTAGCCGCTAGAGCAACTGAGAGGAATAAGGCACAAGAGCAAGCTGCTAATCGTGTTGTTAGCCAACTCAAAAAGCTAACGGTGATAACCACGCCAACGCCTTATCTGGCTAAAAAAGGCATTCAACCAGCAGAGGGTGTTTTTACGGATAAAGAGGGCCAAAAGACTTATATACCTGCTATTGATGAGAATGGTAAACAATGGTCAATGCAGTATATTTCTGAAGATGGAACAAAACGCTTTGCTAAAGGGAGCAAAAAAGAAGGTTGTTTCCACCCTATAGGTGGTTTGGACGCTTTAGCTTCTGCCCCTATTCTCATCATTGGTGAGGGTTATGCCACAGCTAAGACACTGGCAGAAACATTGAATTTTGGTACCGTTGCTGCATTTGACGCAGGAAATCTAAAAGCAGTGGCTATAGCCCTGCATGCTAAGTTCCCTGATAAACCTATCATAATTGCTGGGGATGATGATCAAGCTGAGGAATTGGCCAGGGGGCGAAACCCAGGCAAAGTATTTGCCAAAGAAGCAGCCCAAGCGGTTGGAGGAAAAGAGGTATTCCCGATTTTCGCTCCAGGTGAACAAGCTGGTAATCCTAAAGCATTCAGTGATTTTAATGACTTATCCGTAAATAGCGAGTTGGGGAAGCGAGGCGTTGAACGGCAAATAAAATGTGTTGTTGAAAGCCTAACGCAACAAGTCACAAAGCAAAAAAATCAGGTGAGGCAAGTTAAAAAAGCTCAAAAAGAAACTCACTCAATGAGCCGCTAACTGTCGATATATTGGTAGTATCAAGCCCGGTTTTTCCGGGCTTTTATATGAATTATTGATGGCATTTTTCAGTATCCGGAGCAGTACCAGGATAGTGTTATGCTGGCAATCTAATACCAAGTAATCAGCTGAAGAAGATACAACTGCCAGCATTACCTCTTAGAGCTTTTCCTTGGCGTAAACGTGCCGTCAAGACCTACGGCGCACCAGTGCCATTGCATCAGCCGCTGCCATACTAAATCTCACTCCATACTGTGCTCCCACATCCAGCGCAAATATTCGCGTATACACTTCTGTGCTTGCCGCGTCCTTATGGCCCATAAAGGTTTGCACCACTTTAAAGGCCACACCGCTTTGCACTAAATGCATGGCGAACGAGTGCCGAAAGGTTTTCGGGGTAATGACGGGTAAACTGAACGTTACACCGTCACGCTTTGCACGTGTCACGGCGGCACGTAACCAGCTGCGGGGGGTTTCATCGCTGATGGTGTCGCCGTTCTCGTTCACCCACAGCGGTGCATATTTCTTGGGCCGGAACGTAGCCAGGTATTCATGTACCAGGCGCACATAGTTTTCATCGAGCAGCGGCACGATGCGTTTCAGTGCCTGGCCCTCTTTCGGGCGGCCCCGTCTTTTTTGCCGTTGTTTCAGTGTCTTCAGTACCACAAACGGCGAGTCGCCCTCGATGTGAAAACAGGCTGGCGTCAGCGCCAGGGCTTCGTTTAATCGTGCGCCGGTGTTCCACAGCGTTTCGATCAGCAGCCGTTGCCGCAAGTCAGGCAGATAGGAAAGTAACACCGTGACTTCGGGGGCCAGCAGATAGAGCGGCAATTCCGCATCACCGGAGGCCAGCACTTTTTCACGCAGTGCCAGCGCATGACCATAGCTAAACAGCGGGGCCGGTGCGCGGATCGCGCTACGCGAAATCTGATTCATTTCGTGAGGAATGATGCTCGACATTTCATTATCCGCAATTTGCACTCAATGAGACTATTTTGACGCAATTCAGGTCGATGTACGATCACAATAAATAGGTGATCGGTCACGGCGGGTTTTGGGAGTTTTCGCTATAGGGGGGAAAAGCCAAGTAAAAAAGGGTGGCAACCGGAGCGTAACGCGCCCGACACGCCCCGATTGCCGGTCTCTGGCGGTATGCAAGCCCCTGAGACAGAAAGGATTATAGCAGACATTCAGGGCGGGAGTAGGGGACTCGTCCGAGTTTGGCAGTCTCCGCGTAAAGCCAAGTCATGCAACAGCGGTGACACACCGCGTCGTAACACCGCCTTTCTGCTATCATGACAGGCATCTTTATTTCGTCGGAAATGACTATGCTTCACTGGCTTAACACACACATCGGGATTGATTGGGCGGCCTATCAGAGTTTAGGTCTTGCTATTATTAGCCTGGGTATTTCTGTTATAGGGATAATCGGTACGCTCAAAATAATCAAAATATATAAACTCAGGCAAACAAATAAAAATAACAATGGCAATATTAATCAGGCAGGTCATGACCTGAATATCACCACGATCAATCATATTTCCCATTCAAATAAAGAATCGGGTATTGAAGAAAAAAAGAAAGCGCATGATTTAAACATCATTGAAGAAATACTGACACTCCTGCCTTATGAAGCCACGCTTTATGAAGCCGAGCAAAGTTATATTGTCGGCATGATATATCAATTTTCCCGTAACTTAGATGATGCGGAAAAATACACGGGTGAAAAGTACATCTTATATAATCCCGCTGTTAATGAAGCGAAAGATACTTTTATTATTGCGGCAACGGCGTTCAATGAGAGTACCTTTGGATTTTTGTCGGTAGACCGTCCCGAACGAAAACCCTTAAGGCTTGATCTGCCTTATGACTGGAAGAATCACCCTGAAAGTGAAAAAAGATATAGAAAGCACCAGCGTGAAATGCGTGAAACATCGGCGGTTATGATAGAGAACTATAAGCTGTTTATTAAAACCATTAAAGAAAACGACTTTATAACAGACACAATATAAGGAGCACTAAATGAGCAGTACCAAGCAATGGTTTGAGGATGAAGAGGAAAACCGCCGTGAAGCGTGGATACGTGCAAGATTATCTGATCCTGACCTGGAAGAGGATTCGGACGAGTGGCAGGAGCTAGAGAAAGAGTATGATAATTATAAGGATTTTATGGAGGACATGGCTCGCGAGGAATATGAAGAGCAGCAATGGCTGAAAAATAATCCCCACACTGATATTTATGTATCCTCGATATCCTTACTGGATGAAATTCTTGACGAAGGGAAAGAGCATACCAGTGAAACTTTTTATAAAATGCAAATAGCTTATTGCGTCACCATCATGGAAAGTTGCCTGGGCGACATGATTAAAAGTATTGTTTTACCTAATTCCATATACAGGGACAATGCCATTAATAACGTTACTGAGTTGAATGATGTAAAAATTAAGCTTTCAGACGCACTTAAAGGTAATGAACCACTAAATAAAGCCGTACAGAATTATTTATCTGATTTGTCATATCATAATATACCTAAAATATATGAGGTATATAAGGCTGTGTTAGATTACCAAATAACATCTAAACCAATTTTGAAAAATATCATTAAACTAACTAAATTAAGACACGATATTGTTCACAGAAATGGGAAAACCCGTGAGGGAAAAGAAATACTTTTTGAATATAAGGATGTTTTGGATGCATTTAATACAACTAAAAAATTTTTAACCGAGATGAAAGACATGATCAACGCGGCGATAAAATATCATGAAGAAAAGCAGATGAATAAGGATTTGGAAAACTAAAATTTTCAACCCCAAAATAAACTCTCTTTGGGGAGAGGGATAGCGAATTGGAGAAGTAAAAAAAGTGTTCAATACTAAAGATAAAATATTAAAAAGCACCATTGTACTCATTGCCGCAATCGTTATTACAAAGGGATGGTTCTCTATATTAACGTATTCAAGCTACTGGGCAGCGGTCAACGGATTTGGGAATTATCATCTATTAATATCGCATACGGCCGGTATGATATTTATTCTCGCAGTGCTTGTTCCTTATCATCGGTGGGTTTCCCCATTAGGGTTTGGAAAAGTATTGCAAAAGTCATCATTATTGCCAATTTTAGCTGTGGTTCTGGTTTACTTTGCTGAATACAGTTACGGTAAACTGACTGGTGCAGCACCCGAAAAATTTGTTCAAAATTTGCTTAATCAGCCTTTTTCACTGCTTTCTGGGGTATTTCTAACTATTTTACTTTTGGCACCTATCAACGAAGAAATTGTGTTTCGTGGCGTGATGTTGAACGTTTTTCGGTCTTCTCATGCCTGGACTATGTGGCTAGGTGCAGTCATTATCGCGCTGCTATTTTCTCTCATTCATAACCAATATGAGAACATAAGCACGTTTGTTCTGATTACATCTCTGTCCATTATCTTTACTTGGGCAAGGATGCTAAGTGGGGGATTGCTGCTACCTGTACTACTTCATTCACTGGCATCGATGATGGCTGTCACTTTCACTTGGTTGGGGTAAATCTCACATAATTAATAAGTTACTTTCTTTAATCAGTAAAGCCGCCATATTTTGGGCGGTTTTTGCGTTTTGGCACCTTGGGGTAAATCCAAAGTCATTAGGAAAGAGCAGAGCTGGGAAAGGCGGCTAGCGAATGCCAGCCGTTGAATACCGTCTGTACACTTTTGTATCCGTTGCCATTGCTTTTAAGACGATATATCCTCAGTAAATGGATCTGGCTAATAAAAGGAATTAGCATGAGCAGTTATGATGAAATAGCAACACGTATAGCCAAAGTTATCGTATCCCCTGAATCTGTGATCGGCTTAATTCATGGCATTCTGTCAGTCCCTCTAGACCTCGGTTATCTGGCGTATGGCTATTTTGATACTGATTCACGTTACTCACATGAAACAGAAAGAATAAGAATAGTCCGAGCGATAGATAGCGGCATTCTTAATCACGACCGAATTACTGATGCTATTCAAATAGTATTTAACCAATTCAATAAGTACACCTCAGAAAATAAACAAAATAAAATTTACAGTCGTACCATATTCTCAGTGGTTGGTAGGATTGCGACAAATTCAATCATTTCATCCAAAATAGCCACAGCGATCGCACAACGCGCATCATTTTTTGTCGCTGTAAGAGGTGGTGTTATGGGGAACATTTTACTCGTAGGGGGTATGACAGAGCGGTGTATCAGAACATCAGAACAACTGAGCGTAGATGAACCGGAAGTTTATAACTTATTACGCAGTAAGGATTATGACCTTCTTTATTTTCTGTTTGAACCCGCACTCAAACCTTTTGTTGATGCCCTGTCTGTAAGGCGAACCCAGGGGATGCCAGCATTTAACGAAATTCTGGAACTGGTTGACGATAAGGTGAATAGTTATCATGGGTAGAATATCTTTGATAAAGAAGAAGATAGTCGAAAATGTTCTGGTCATACTTGGTGGACTCCTCGGCGGTGCTGCTGTTTGGCTGTCCCTATTTTTTATTTTCTATTTCGATACATGGTCAGCAAGATTACTTTCAATATTCGTGATGAGTGTATGTATTTATCTTATTTCTAAGTTCTTTAATAGGTTTTACCCAAGGTAAAATCGATGTGAATTTTAATGGTAATTTTTATTTATAAGGATGTAATATGTCAATTCCCGCATATCTTTGGTTAATTGATGAAAATGGTTCACCTATTGTCGGTGGTTCTTTGGTTGTAGGTAGAGTGGGAGCTATTGAATTAAAGTCAGTTAATCATAATGTTTCTATTCCTACCGATGGGAACACAGGACGACTGACAGGTACAAGAGTTCATGCACCGTTTTCTATGCAAAAAGAATTCGATAAGACTACACCTATTCTGTATCGTGCATTGTGTAAAGGTCAGGTACTGAAATCTGCAACAATAAAAATGTATAATATTTTGGATTCAGGAATGGAAAAAGAATATTTTAATATAATTTTAGAAAACGTTAAAGTGACGGCGATTACTCCGAGTTTACATCCTGGAGGGCAAACAGGAACACACCTCGAAACCCTTCAGTTACGCTACGAATCCATCACATGGAAATGTTGTGACGGCAATATTATCTATAAAGATAATTGGAACGGTATGGCTATAGCGTAGCTGTGTAAAGAGTGCCAATAAATTAAGAACCTATGTTTAGGGTTTTGT from the Yersinia massiliensis genome contains:
- a CDS encoding zincin-like metallopeptidase domain-containing protein, which translates into the protein MADTLKKPFHEQVAEKLIEQLKQGTAPWQRPWKASSSGFLPINPTSGKRYKGINAIQLMSQGHSDRRWMTYKQATQAGAHVRQGEKGTSIQYWKFTEEQDKLDQLGKPVLDKDGQPIKVTVQLERPRVFFASVFNAEQIDGLPPLPPKEEKEDLWKAIEQAEKILENSGALISHQEGDRAFYRLSTDSIQLPSKEQFSSSDKYYATALHELGHWTGHQQRLDRDLGHPFGSDMYAKEELRAEIASMIMGDELGIGHDPEQHVAYVGSWIKALQNDPLEIFRAAADAEKIQEYIFGLSLIQEQQKEQTQEQHQGITITLGQEETYLLPSQWTGNTQVRGCVELLDENGELSVVEASAENREPEFFGIYAENEEGLHLWVADCETEELANSIAAELKKHYQLGKEDYMEQHLHDLPGYSVLRKDGDIRDTDIYVNADDWCQSKNESMLENQQDDQVPHLLDIPEEGVKYLIDDEDYRIIFESELKQFNQPIKKESKDIKQEKTFIKVPFAEKDEAKDLGAKWDRQKQSWYVPAGIDVNPFEKWSVSQEQAITGNPREIPQNANWPQNMYPPSSFPSNPESAEKTEESKVYLAVPFGEHKEAKSFGALWDKTAKSWYIGPNADTEKLGKWKLENITNEQSPALSLHEEFSNALISMGCIVSGKHPIMDGTEQRIAVEGDKNKETAGFYIAHSNGHPAGYIKNNRSGIELKWKSKGYTLDPEQKAAMQAEAATNLAARATERNKAQEQAANRVVSQLKKLTVITTPTPYLAKKGIQPAEGVFTDKEGQKTYIPAIDENGKQWSMQYISEDGTKRFAKGSKKEGCFHPIGGLDALASAPILIIGEGYATAKTLAETLNFGTVAAFDAGNLKAVAIALHAKFPDKPIIIAGDDDQAEELARGRNPGKVFAKEAAQAVGGKEVFPIFAPGEQAGNPKAFSDFNDLSVNSELGKRGVERQIKCVVESLTQQVTKQKNQVRQVKKAQKETHSMSR
- a CDS encoding tyrosine-type recombinase/integrase; this encodes MSSIIPHEMNQISRSAIRAPAPLFSYGHALALREKVLASGDAELPLYLLAPEVTVLLSYLPDLRQRLLIETLWNTGARLNEALALTPACFHIEGDSPFVVLKTLKQRQKRRGRPKEGQALKRIVPLLDENYVRLVHEYLATFRPKKYAPLWVNENGDTISDETPRSWLRAAVTRAKRDGVTFSLPVITPKTFRHSFAMHLVQSGVAFKVVQTFMGHKDAASTEVYTRIFALDVGAQYGVRFSMAAADAMALVRRRS
- a CDS encoding HEPN domain-containing protein is translated as MSSTKQWFEDEEENRREAWIRARLSDPDLEEDSDEWQELEKEYDNYKDFMEDMAREEYEEQQWLKNNPHTDIYVSSISLLDEILDEGKEHTSETFYKMQIAYCVTIMESCLGDMIKSIVLPNSIYRDNAINNVTELNDVKIKLSDALKGNEPLNKAVQNYLSDLSYHNIPKIYEVYKAVLDYQITSKPILKNIIKLTKLRHDIVHRNGKTREGKEILFEYKDVLDAFNTTKKFLTEMKDMINAAIKYHEEKQMNKDLEN
- a CDS encoding CPBP family intramembrane glutamic endopeptidase yields the protein MFNTKDKILKSTIVLIAAIVITKGWFSILTYSSYWAAVNGFGNYHLLISHTAGMIFILAVLVPYHRWVSPLGFGKVLQKSSLLPILAVVLVYFAEYSYGKLTGAAPEKFVQNLLNQPFSLLSGVFLTILLLAPINEEIVFRGVMLNVFRSSHAWTMWLGAVIIALLFSLIHNQYENISTFVLITSLSIIFTWARMLSGGLLLPVLLHSLASMMAVTFTWLG
- a CDS encoding Hcp family type VI secretion system effector, which encodes MSIPAYLWLIDENGSPIVGGSLVVGRVGAIELKSVNHNVSIPTDGNTGRLTGTRVHAPFSMQKEFDKTTPILYRALCKGQVLKSATIKMYNILDSGMEKEYFNIILENVKVTAITPSLHPGGQTGTHLETLQLRYESITWKCCDGNIIYKDNWNGMAIA